In a genomic window of Agarivorans albus:
- a CDS encoding DUF58 domain-containing protein: MDTISRQSPVSLQIEQLIEARAIHLNMPPWRQVSSSRHGNRLSKVRGRGMEFDEVRHYQPGDDIRCIDWRVTARTGKTHTKLFREDREHPVFIFLDLSHSMYFGSGDKLKSVFASELAACLGWNAQQLGERVALTLHLGEQAHNQKPAASKTHWLAQLQSIVDVHNQQFAALSEQQLQDSSPTHNLETLCQLVKTGYQVHLISDFYHFDKAASLHLQRLASHNQVFAWQISDPLEQQLPKAHTAMQLQVSNGNSEGYLQPDNKAFRQQFKRLANQRQQQIEQMLQQARIPHQHFSTALEWQDYA, encoded by the coding sequence ATGGATACCATTAGTCGCCAATCGCCGGTAAGTTTACAGATTGAACAGTTGATTGAAGCGCGTGCTATTCATTTAAATATGCCTCCCTGGCGCCAAGTGAGTAGTAGCCGTCATGGGAATCGCTTAAGCAAAGTTCGTGGACGAGGCATGGAGTTTGACGAAGTGCGTCATTATCAACCAGGAGATGACATTCGTTGCATCGACTGGCGAGTAACTGCGCGTACCGGTAAAACCCATACCAAGTTGTTTCGAGAAGACCGCGAGCATCCAGTGTTTATCTTTCTTGATTTATCACACTCCATGTATTTTGGCAGCGGTGACAAACTTAAGTCGGTTTTCGCGAGTGAGCTGGCGGCCTGTTTAGGTTGGAATGCTCAACAACTGGGTGAGCGCGTGGCCTTAACTCTGCACTTAGGTGAGCAGGCACACAACCAAAAACCAGCAGCCAGTAAAACCCATTGGTTAGCTCAGCTACAAAGCATCGTTGATGTGCACAATCAACAATTTGCCGCCTTAAGTGAGCAGCAACTGCAGGACTCGTCGCCAACTCACAATCTAGAGACTTTATGTCAGTTAGTTAAAACCGGCTACCAAGTACATTTAATTAGCGACTTTTACCATTTCGACAAAGCAGCCTCCTTGCATTTACAGCGCTTAGCTAGCCATAACCAAGTGTTTGCTTGGCAAATTAGCGACCCTTTGGAGCAACAGCTGCCCAAAGCGCATACCGCAATGCAACTGCAAGTAAGCAATGGCAATAGCGAGGGATATTTGCAGCCAGATAACAAAGCATTTAGGCAACAATTTAAGCGTTTGGCCAATCAGCGCCAACAACAGATTGAGCAAATGCTGCAACAAGCTCGCATTCCTCATCAGCATTTTTCAACAGCCTTAGAGTGGCAGGACTATGCCTGA
- a CDS encoding DUF4381 domain-containing protein has translation MPEQTNPLVDLKDIILPTSYETALPAIGWWILGVLVILSLSLLLFAAWRFWYLDKPRREALLKLKQQPATLAELNVLMKRLALSYYPRQQVASLNGQAWLAFLDSTSRKNQAAFSELQDAWQQALYSATPSDSAQQCIQLGEQWIKQLRPPLSMASLFGFGRHQQNTKQHLNGKNKGGSDV, from the coding sequence ATGCCTGAGCAAACTAATCCTCTAGTTGATTTAAAAGACATCATTTTACCTACAAGTTACGAAACCGCCCTACCCGCCATTGGTTGGTGGATACTTGGTGTACTGGTCATACTTTCACTTAGCTTGCTGCTATTTGCAGCTTGGCGTTTTTGGTATTTAGATAAACCTCGACGTGAAGCATTACTTAAGCTCAAGCAACAACCAGCCACCTTGGCAGAGCTCAACGTATTAATGAAGCGCTTGGCCTTGAGCTATTACCCGCGCCAACAAGTCGCTTCGCTAAATGGTCAGGCGTGGTTAGCCTTTTTAGATAGTACTTCTCGAAAAAACCAAGCTGCATTCTCGGAGCTACAAGATGCTTGGCAGCAAGCCTTGTACTCAGCTACCCCATCGGATTCTGCCCAGCAATGTATTCAACTTGGCGAACAGTGGATTAAACAGCTAAGACCGCCGCTAAGTATGGCCAGCTTATTTGGCTTTGGCAGGCATC